A genomic region of Cetobacterium sp. ZOR0034 contains the following coding sequences:
- a CDS encoding helix-turn-helix domain-containing protein, with product MNNKNFWDAMQDLSPALFKTYAAINKLSDNEVGYCFATNESISIKLNKHEKSISRDISELIELGYLFANQIKIGFKVIERRLYTAENIKTYMKDQKNISNLIKTTLKEIEGVFYYYNESNSTGNKSVTRKYTGNKFEDGTGNNYEERTGNKNVTVTNTNITNTNSTTTEINTEPKKESSSSQFLNILDSSTKANILSSNPNITEAEFNALYEKCKLEVQQGFAKNLNSILVQSVRGLWNFQAKEVSPKSTTQKPKAEKVIVTIANDCIDFYQCFKDYHTHDEIIQKFKKSCTGMDEELINNYTEKVIKALKEVG from the coding sequence AATTTTTGGGATGCTATGCAAGATTTAAGTCCAGCACTATTTAAAACATATGCTGCTATAAATAAATTATCAGATAACGAGGTTGGATATTGTTTTGCTACAAACGAGAGTATATCTATTAAACTTAACAAGCATGAGAAAAGTATTAGTAGAGATATAAGCGAACTAATCGAACTTGGATATCTATTTGCCAATCAAATAAAAATTGGATTTAAAGTTATTGAAAGACGTTTATACACTGCTGAAAATATCAAAACTTATATGAAGGATCAAAAGAACATTTCAAACTTAATTAAAACTACATTGAAAGAGATTGAAGGAGTATTTTATTACTACAACGAATCTAATTCTACGGGTAACAAAAGTGTTACTCGTAAATATACAGGTAACAAATTTGAGGATGGCACGGGTAACAATTATGAGGAGCGTACGGGTAACAAAAATGTTACGGTAACTAATACTAATATAACTAATACTAATTCTACTACTACTGAAATAAATACTGAACCAAAAAAAGAAAGTAGTAGTAGTCAATTTTTAAATATTTTAGATTCAAGTACAAAAGCAAATATCCTATCAAGTAATCCAAATATCACAGAAGCAGAGTTTAATGCTCTCTATGAAAAATGCAAACTTGAAGTTCAACAAGGATTTGCTAAAAACCTAAACAGTATTCTTGTGCAATCAGTTAGAGGTCTTTGGAACTTCCAAGCTAAAGAAGTTTCACCTAAATCAACTACACAAAAACCTAAAGCTGAAAAAGTAATTGTAACAATAGCAAATGACTGTATTGACTTTTACCAATGTTTCAAAGATTATCATACTCACGATGAGATAATTCAAAAATTTAAAAAATCTTGTACTGGTATGGATGAAGAGTTAATCAATAACTACACTGAAAAAGTTATCAAAGCATTGAAAGAGGTGGGATAA
- a CDS encoding ParA family protein translates to MSVILIKNNKGGVGKSWITLQLAHGLQHVTNKKVLIVTSDNQNNILEYAGMEKTVSNSGLEKWIKTGTGDLIRLRENLFFIPLKTSHLNLQSKERLERLFEAFKEEYEYILIDSTPVVGIDKYFVELADKVVVPGFADKVTINSITSLLEGVEIRKVKSVIINKWTKTAKEKEYYNGLKEVLEPFEIHLTAPISQSATIGKLIDDGKTIWESNSKKIKTIQESFVTVIEEIL, encoded by the coding sequence ATGTCAGTAATCTTAATTAAAAATAATAAAGGGGGAGTTGGTAAGAGTTGGATAACTCTCCAACTTGCTCACGGACTACAACATGTTACAAATAAAAAAGTTTTGATTGTAACATCTGATAATCAAAATAACATTTTAGAATATGCTGGAATGGAAAAAACAGTTTCAAACTCAGGACTTGAAAAATGGATAAAAACTGGAACTGGTGACTTAATAAGATTAAGAGAAAATCTATTTTTTATCCCTCTCAAAACATCACACTTGAACCTACAGTCCAAAGAGAGATTGGAACGGCTATTTGAGGCATTTAAAGAGGAATATGAGTATATTTTAATAGACTCTACACCTGTAGTTGGAATAGATAAGTACTTTGTTGAATTAGCAGATAAAGTAGTTGTTCCTGGATTTGCTGATAAGGTAACTATAAACTCGATAACTTCACTTTTAGAAGGAGTTGAAATTAGAAAAGTCAAATCAGTTATCATAAACAAATGGACTAAAACAGCTAAAGAGAAAGAATACTATAATGGATTAAAAGAGGTCTTAGAGCCTTTTGAAATACATCTAACTGCTCCAATAAGTCAAAGTGCAACAATTGGAAAACTGATTGATGATGGAAAAACAATCTGGGAATCTAACTCTAAAAAAATTAAAACAATACAAGAAAGTTTTGTGACTGTGATCGAGGAGATACTATGA